One stretch of Nicotiana tabacum cultivar K326 chromosome 18, ASM71507v2, whole genome shotgun sequence DNA includes these proteins:
- the LOC107805311 gene encoding 1-acylglycerol-3-phosphate O-acyltransferase has protein sequence MSIGFRRWLNSSNSLVKMAEELNSSTTTTATAKRWSFWPSLLRWIPTSTDHIIAAENRLLSLVRTPYTQEQVNIGSGPPGSKVRWFRSVSNEPRFINTVTFDSKEGSPTLVMVHGYGASQGFFFRNFDALARHFKVIAIDQLGWGGSSRPDFTCRSTEETEDWFIDSFEEWRKAKNLSNFILLGHSFGGYVAAKYALKHPEHVQQLILVGPAGFTSETEHMSERLTQFRATWKGAVLNHLWESNFTPMKLVRGLGPWGPDLVRKYTNARFTAYSNGDSLTEEESRLLSDYVYHTLAAKPSGELCLKYIFSFGAFAKSPLLYRAPDWKVPTAFIYGYEDWMNYQGAEQARKNMKVPCEILRVPQAGHFVFIDNTAAFHSAVLYACRRFISPQKDNDPLPEGLISV, from the exons ATGAGCATAGGGTTCAGGAGGTGGTTGAATTCATCGAATTCATTGGTGAAAATGGCAGAAGAACTCAATTCATCTACAACCACAACTGCCACAGCAAAACGATGGTCTTTTTGGCCCTCCCTTCTTCGTTGGATACCTACATCTACTGATCACATCATCGCTGCCGAAAACCGCCTTCTTTCTCTAGTTAG GACTCCTTATACTCAAGAGCAGGTCAATATTGGGTCTGGTCCACCAGGTTCAAAAGTTAGATGGTTTCGATCGGTGAGCAATGAACCAAGATTTATCAATACCGTTACTTTTGATAGCAAAGAGGGTTCTCCTACTCTTGTTATGGTCCACGGATATGGTGCCTCTCAGGGTTTCTTCTTTCGGAATTTTGATGCCCTTGCGAGGCATTTCAAAGTTATTGCTATTGATCAGCTTGG CTGGGGTGGTTCAAGCAGGCCTGACTTCACATGCAGAAGTACTGAAG AGACTGAAGATTGGTTTATTGATTCCTTTGAGGAGTGGCGCAAAGCCAAAAACCTTAGCAACTTTATTTTGCTTGGGCACTCTTTTGGAGGGTATGTCGCTGCAAAATATGCTCTCAAG CATCCAGAGCATGTTCAGCAGTTGATTCTGGTAGGACCAGCTGGATTTACATCAGAGACTGAACATATGTCCGAGCGGCTTACCCAGTTTAGAGCAACATGGAAGGGAGCCGTCTTGAATCATCTGTGGGAGTCTAACTTTACCCCGATGAAACTTGTCAG AGGCTTAGGCCCATGGGGTCCAGACCTAGTTCGCAAATACACTAATGCTAGATTTACTGCATATTCTAATGGAGATAGTTTGACCGAGGAGGAGTCCAGGCTACTCTCAG ATTATGTATATCATACCTTGGCTGCAAAACCGAGTGGGGAGCTatgtttaaaatatatattttccttCGGAGCATTTGCCAAGAGTCCTCTTTTATACAG AGCACCAGATTGGAAGGTGCCAACAGCTTTCATATATGGATACGAAGATTGGATGAATTATCAAGGAGCGGAACAGGCTAGGAAGAATATGAAGGTTCCATGTGAAATCTTAAGAGTCCCTCag GCTGGTCACTTTGTATTTATAGACAACACAGCCGCATTCCACTCTGCTGTACTCTATGCTTGCCGTAGATTTATCTCACCACAGAAGGACAATGACCCACTTCCTGAAGGCTTGATATCTGTCTGA